Proteins from one Acropora muricata isolate sample 2 chromosome 9, ASM3666990v1, whole genome shotgun sequence genomic window:
- the LOC136927948 gene encoding glutathione synthetase-like isoform X3, with the protein MENELTQDEVKWLETEARDYCVSHGMVYKDSEGRLQHIPVTLLPSPFPQKQFTAAKEVQCDFNLLVHRVSQDYEFTKKALAGTLAADPFTSKLFDIYDKVWQQENVQPISLGIFRSDYLIDKSDGLHRCSDYSGEVTPKPANGSISIKQVEMNTISLGGITFSCFVPKMHRYLLQLIGQETSKVPLNNALDEAAGALVKAWELYGSESAVIMFVIVHGEVNIYDQKMLEYRVRERNPAVKVIRRGLSDIYHRSRTDDKKCLFVDGMEVAVAYFRSGYSPNHYPTEKEWSARLTMELTRCIKCPTVAHQLMGTKKMQQVLAEPGILERFLPDKESVERVRQTFTGLYTLDSGPKGDLNMEGCLKTVENCVLKPQREGGGNNMYGEDIRLTLLSKPETRSQYILMDRIQPEVNKNFLVRQEFTNIHSSGVVPELGIMGVFISCGDEILLNRESGFLVRTKSTEHADGGVFAGRAAFDSLYLV; encoded by the exons at GGAGAACGAGCTTACTCAAGATGAAGTAAAATGGCTTGAAACTGAAGCTCGAGATTACTGCGTATCACATGGAATGGTTTATAAGGATTCCGAAGGAAGGCTGCAGCATATTCCTGTCACTCTGCTTCCATCACCGTTTCCTCAAAAGCAGTTCACAGCTGCGAAAGAAGTGCAGTGCGATTTTAACCTTCTTGTGCACAGAGTGTCCCAGGATTACGAGTTTACAAAGAAGGCGCTGGCCGG TACTTTGGCTGCTGATCCTTTCACATCAAAACTGTTTGATATTTATGACAAAGTGTGGCAACAAGAAAACGTCCAG ccAATTTCATTGGGCATTTTTCGTTCAGATTATTTGATTGACAAATCAGATGGTTTACACAGATGCTCCGATTACTCTGGTGAAGTTACACCGAAGCCAGCTAATGGCTCGATATCCATAAAACAAGTTGAAATGAACACCATATCTCTCGGCGGAATcaccttttcttgttttgttccCAAAATGCACAG ATATCTTTTGCAGTTGATTGGCCAAGAAACAAGCAAG GTTCCTCTGAACAATGCTTTGGATGAGGCAGCTGGCGCTCTTGTTAAGGCCTGGGAACTATATGGATCTGAAAG TGCTGTTATCATGTTTGTCATTGTACATGGTGAAGTCAATATTTACGACCAAAAGATGCTGGAATATCGCGTAAGGGAGAG AAACCCTGCGGTGAAAGTAATTAGACGAGGCCTTAGCGACATTTATCACCGAAGCCGAACAGATGACAAGAAATGTTTATTTGT GGATGGAATGGAAGTTGCAGTGGCTTATTTCAGATCAGGTTATTCTCCAAATCACTACCCGACGGAAAAG GAATGGTCAGCTCGATTGACAATGGAATTGACTCGATGTATTAAATGCCCAACGGTGGCGCACCAGTTAATGGGAACGAAGAAAATGCAGCAAGTTCTAGCTGAGCCCGGAATCCTGGAAAG gttctTACCAGATAAAGAGTCTGTCGAGAGAGTGAGACAAACATTTACCGGCTTATATACACTTGACTCG GGACCAAAAGGAGACCTCAACATGGAGGGCTGCCTCAAAACGGTTGAAAACTGTGTCCTCAAACCTCAAAGAGAAGGTGGAG GTAACAACATGTATGGGGAAGACATAAGACTCACGTTACTCAGCAAACCAGAGACCAGGTCACAGTACATACTGATGGATCGCATTCAGCCAGAAGTCAACAAAAACTTTCTTGTGCGTCAGGAATTCACAAATATACACTCGAGTGGCGTCGTGCCTGAACTTGGAATCATGGGTGTTTTTATCAG TTGCGGAGATGAAATACTGTTGAACAGAGAGAGTGGTTTTCTTGTCAGGACGAAATCAACCGAGCATGCGGATGGAGGTGTATTTGCTGGCAGGGCTGCCTTTGATAGTCTGTACTTGGTATAG
- the LOC136927950 gene encoding neuroguidin-A-like produces MASMEEIIAKDLPEVINTMREMGEKVSDIDQHVEKLMLKITSGGLTTTKGVSFLEVKFHLLLSYIIDLTYYLLRKTDGKSWESDPAVDRLVEARTVLEKMRPIDQKMKYQIDKMIKSATTGLEGASNDPLRFKPNPDNMATKLDDKSGSSDDDDEQKPKLYVPPKVAAVPYDDNVSKKTKAEKAQERSRKRTLASAMLQDLREEYSEAPQEIREETGPMKMKHKEKAGDDERTRYEEDNMLRLPTKKMKKLMPVQAAEVFDELTAFDDLTVLNTEEKPRGDNLVQSSSSTKSKFKGKRKFGSAKKRKGFSKKRRR; encoded by the exons atggcgtcgATGGAAGAG ATAATAGCGAAAGATTTACCGGAGGTTATAAATACGATGAGAGAAATGGGAGAAAAG GTATCAGACATTGATCAGCATGTTGAGAAGTTGATGCTAAAAATTACTAGTGGAGGATTAACAACCACAAAG GGTGTGAGTTTCTTAGAGGTTAAATTTCATCTGCTATTAAG TTACATCATTGATCTCACATACTACTTGCTGAGAAAAACGGATGGCAAATCATGGGAGAGTGATCCAGCTGTTGATAGACTTGTTGAAGCTCGCACT GTGCTTGAGAAAATGAGGCCCATTGACCAAAAAATGAAATACCAGATAGATAAGATGATCAAGTCTGCCACTACTGGATTAGAAG GCGCTAGCAATGATCCTCTGAGGTTTAAGCCAAACCCAGATAATATGGCGACAAAG CTTGATGACAAGTCTGGAAGtagtgacgatgatgatgaacAAAAACCGAAACTGTATGTGCCCCCTAAAGTGGCAGCTGTGCCTTATG aTGATAATGTtagcaagaaaacaaaagccgAGAAGGCACAAGAACGATCTAGAAAGAGAACCTTGGCAAGCGCTATGTTGCAAGATTTGAGAG AGGAATACAGCGAGGCACCGCAGGAAATCCGG GAAGAAACTGGTCCAATGAAGATGAAGCATAAAGAAAAGGCAGGCGACGACGAGCGCACAAG ATATGAAGAGGATAACATGCTTCGACTTCCCACCAAGAAGATGAagaaattg ATGCCAGTGCAAGCTGCTGAAGTGTTTGACGAACTCACGGCATTTGATGACTTAACAGTGTTAAACACGGAAGAGAAACCT AGGGGAGACAACTTGGTCCAATCCAG TTCATCTACCAAGTCAAAGTTTAAG GGGAAGAGAAAGTTTGGAAGTGCTAAAAAGAGGAAAG gGTTTTCAAAGAAACGTCGAAGATAA
- the LOC136928846 gene encoding fibrinogen-like protein A, translating into MGSYRLKKPIFGCSLRPIVICFELFNHAGRGLFLSATGVKPPKTPYQSCKDVDSSLGDGNYAIDPDLTGNIFTAYCDMTTDGGGWTLIFRTVLETSDKVNSFTHTYGYSKMFEYKNYQLINLRTIYQLRQDISFKQLRFYCHKKRVGRTLHIMTRLNAKGEMVVRYFSNSTDRPIACGSFVNLPDDTSIVSQHCKSWSVHGDGNWGSKQYNGNWRIQNEPIYVDVGSKHTMQIVPKSFRSYCDDHWDDNVQHSAGDSWFIFVR; encoded by the exons ATGGGTTCCTACCGCTTGAAAAAACCAATTTTTGGATGCAGCCTTCGCCCAATCGTAATCTGTTTTGAG CTTTTCAATCATGCAGGTAGGGGATTGTTTTTATCTGCCACAGGTGTGAAGCCACCGAAGACGCCTTATCAATCCTGCAAAGACGTGGACAGTTCATTGGGCGATGGAAATTATGCTATTGATCCAGATTTAACTGGAAATATATTCACTGCCTACTGTGATATGACGACCGATGGAG GTGGTTGGACATTGATTTTTCGCACAGTATTGGAGACCTCTGATAAAGTCAATTCATTCACACATACTTATGGCTACAGCAAAATGTTCGAATATAAGAATTATCAGCTTATAAATCTCCGTACAATATACCAGCTGAGGCAAGACATCAGTTTCAAGCAACTAAGATTCTACTGTCACAAGAAACGGGTTGGAAGAACCTTGCACATCATGACAAGACTCAATGCCAAGGGGGAGATGGTGGTCAGATACTTTAGCAATTCAACAGATAGGCCAATAGCCTGCGGATCCTTTGTTAATCTACCTGACGATACTTCCATTGTTTCCCAACACTGCAAGTCTTGGTCCGTACACGGAGACGGCAATTGGGGAAGTAAGCAATATAATGGAAACTGGCGTATTCAAAACGAACCTATTTATGTTGACGTTGGATCCAAACACACCATGCAAATTGTCCCCAAAAGTTTTCGTTCTTACTGTGATGATCACTGGGATGACAACGTACAGCACTCTGCAGGGGATTCCTGGTTTATTTTTGTGCGCTGA
- the LOC136927948 gene encoding glutathione synthetase-like isoform X1, with protein METLRPQFQNSVASCRENELTQDEVKWLETEARDYCVSHGMVYKDSEGRLQHIPVTLLPSPFPQKQFTAAKEVQCDFNLLVHRVSQDYEFTKKALAGTLAADPFTSKLFDIYDKVWQQENVQPISLGIFRSDYLIDKSDGLHRCSDYSGEVTPKPANGSISIKQVEMNTISLGGITFSCFVPKMHRYLLQLIGQETSKVPLNNALDEAAGALVKAWELYGSESAVIMFVIVHGEVNIYDQKMLEYRVRERNPAVKVIRRGLSDIYHRSRTDDKKCLFVDGMEVAVAYFRSGYSPNHYPTEKEWSARLTMELTRCIKCPTVAHQLMGTKKMQQVLAEPGILERFLPDKESVERVRQTFTGLYTLDSGPKGDLNMEGCLKTVENCVLKPQREGGGNNMYGEDIRLTLLSKPETRSQYILMDRIQPEVNKNFLVRQEFTNIHSSGVVPELGIMGVFISCGDEILLNRESGFLVRTKSTEHADGGVFAGRAAFDSLYLV; from the exons ATGGAGACACTGAGACCACAATTTCAGAATTCGGTAGCATCTTGTAG GGAGAACGAGCTTACTCAAGATGAAGTAAAATGGCTTGAAACTGAAGCTCGAGATTACTGCGTATCACATGGAATGGTTTATAAGGATTCCGAAGGAAGGCTGCAGCATATTCCTGTCACTCTGCTTCCATCACCGTTTCCTCAAAAGCAGTTCACAGCTGCGAAAGAAGTGCAGTGCGATTTTAACCTTCTTGTGCACAGAGTGTCCCAGGATTACGAGTTTACAAAGAAGGCGCTGGCCGG TACTTTGGCTGCTGATCCTTTCACATCAAAACTGTTTGATATTTATGACAAAGTGTGGCAACAAGAAAACGTCCAG ccAATTTCATTGGGCATTTTTCGTTCAGATTATTTGATTGACAAATCAGATGGTTTACACAGATGCTCCGATTACTCTGGTGAAGTTACACCGAAGCCAGCTAATGGCTCGATATCCATAAAACAAGTTGAAATGAACACCATATCTCTCGGCGGAATcaccttttcttgttttgttccCAAAATGCACAG ATATCTTTTGCAGTTGATTGGCCAAGAAACAAGCAAG GTTCCTCTGAACAATGCTTTGGATGAGGCAGCTGGCGCTCTTGTTAAGGCCTGGGAACTATATGGATCTGAAAG TGCTGTTATCATGTTTGTCATTGTACATGGTGAAGTCAATATTTACGACCAAAAGATGCTGGAATATCGCGTAAGGGAGAG AAACCCTGCGGTGAAAGTAATTAGACGAGGCCTTAGCGACATTTATCACCGAAGCCGAACAGATGACAAGAAATGTTTATTTGT GGATGGAATGGAAGTTGCAGTGGCTTATTTCAGATCAGGTTATTCTCCAAATCACTACCCGACGGAAAAG GAATGGTCAGCTCGATTGACAATGGAATTGACTCGATGTATTAAATGCCCAACGGTGGCGCACCAGTTAATGGGAACGAAGAAAATGCAGCAAGTTCTAGCTGAGCCCGGAATCCTGGAAAG gttctTACCAGATAAAGAGTCTGTCGAGAGAGTGAGACAAACATTTACCGGCTTATATACACTTGACTCG GGACCAAAAGGAGACCTCAACATGGAGGGCTGCCTCAAAACGGTTGAAAACTGTGTCCTCAAACCTCAAAGAGAAGGTGGAG GTAACAACATGTATGGGGAAGACATAAGACTCACGTTACTCAGCAAACCAGAGACCAGGTCACAGTACATACTGATGGATCGCATTCAGCCAGAAGTCAACAAAAACTTTCTTGTGCGTCAGGAATTCACAAATATACACTCGAGTGGCGTCGTGCCTGAACTTGGAATCATGGGTGTTTTTATCAG TTGCGGAGATGAAATACTGTTGAACAGAGAGAGTGGTTTTCTTGTCAGGACGAAATCAACCGAGCATGCGGATGGAGGTGTATTTGCTGGCAGGGCTGCCTTTGATAGTCTGTACTTGGTATAG
- the LOC136927948 gene encoding glutathione synthetase-like isoform X2 — MSFSYIRENELTQDEVKWLETEARDYCVSHGMVYKDSEGRLQHIPVTLLPSPFPQKQFTAAKEVQCDFNLLVHRVSQDYEFTKKALAGTLAADPFTSKLFDIYDKVWQQENVQPISLGIFRSDYLIDKSDGLHRCSDYSGEVTPKPANGSISIKQVEMNTISLGGITFSCFVPKMHRYLLQLIGQETSKVPLNNALDEAAGALVKAWELYGSESAVIMFVIVHGEVNIYDQKMLEYRVRERNPAVKVIRRGLSDIYHRSRTDDKKCLFVDGMEVAVAYFRSGYSPNHYPTEKEWSARLTMELTRCIKCPTVAHQLMGTKKMQQVLAEPGILERFLPDKESVERVRQTFTGLYTLDSGPKGDLNMEGCLKTVENCVLKPQREGGGNNMYGEDIRLTLLSKPETRSQYILMDRIQPEVNKNFLVRQEFTNIHSSGVVPELGIMGVFISCGDEILLNRESGFLVRTKSTEHADGGVFAGRAAFDSLYLV, encoded by the exons ATGTCGTTTTCGTATATCAGGGAGAACGAGCTTACTCAAGATGAAGTAAAATGGCTTGAAACTGAAGCTCGAGATTACTGCGTATCACATGGAATGGTTTATAAGGATTCCGAAGGAAGGCTGCAGCATATTCCTGTCACTCTGCTTCCATCACCGTTTCCTCAAAAGCAGTTCACAGCTGCGAAAGAAGTGCAGTGCGATTTTAACCTTCTTGTGCACAGAGTGTCCCAGGATTACGAGTTTACAAAGAAGGCGCTGGCCGG TACTTTGGCTGCTGATCCTTTCACATCAAAACTGTTTGATATTTATGACAAAGTGTGGCAACAAGAAAACGTCCAG ccAATTTCATTGGGCATTTTTCGTTCAGATTATTTGATTGACAAATCAGATGGTTTACACAGATGCTCCGATTACTCTGGTGAAGTTACACCGAAGCCAGCTAATGGCTCGATATCCATAAAACAAGTTGAAATGAACACCATATCTCTCGGCGGAATcaccttttcttgttttgttccCAAAATGCACAG ATATCTTTTGCAGTTGATTGGCCAAGAAACAAGCAAG GTTCCTCTGAACAATGCTTTGGATGAGGCAGCTGGCGCTCTTGTTAAGGCCTGGGAACTATATGGATCTGAAAG TGCTGTTATCATGTTTGTCATTGTACATGGTGAAGTCAATATTTACGACCAAAAGATGCTGGAATATCGCGTAAGGGAGAG AAACCCTGCGGTGAAAGTAATTAGACGAGGCCTTAGCGACATTTATCACCGAAGCCGAACAGATGACAAGAAATGTTTATTTGT GGATGGAATGGAAGTTGCAGTGGCTTATTTCAGATCAGGTTATTCTCCAAATCACTACCCGACGGAAAAG GAATGGTCAGCTCGATTGACAATGGAATTGACTCGATGTATTAAATGCCCAACGGTGGCGCACCAGTTAATGGGAACGAAGAAAATGCAGCAAGTTCTAGCTGAGCCCGGAATCCTGGAAAG gttctTACCAGATAAAGAGTCTGTCGAGAGAGTGAGACAAACATTTACCGGCTTATATACACTTGACTCG GGACCAAAAGGAGACCTCAACATGGAGGGCTGCCTCAAAACGGTTGAAAACTGTGTCCTCAAACCTCAAAGAGAAGGTGGAG GTAACAACATGTATGGGGAAGACATAAGACTCACGTTACTCAGCAAACCAGAGACCAGGTCACAGTACATACTGATGGATCGCATTCAGCCAGAAGTCAACAAAAACTTTCTTGTGCGTCAGGAATTCACAAATATACACTCGAGTGGCGTCGTGCCTGAACTTGGAATCATGGGTGTTTTTATCAG TTGCGGAGATGAAATACTGTTGAACAGAGAGAGTGGTTTTCTTGTCAGGACGAAATCAACCGAGCATGCGGATGGAGGTGTATTTGCTGGCAGGGCTGCCTTTGATAGTCTGTACTTGGTATAG